A section of the Entelurus aequoreus isolate RoL-2023_Sb linkage group LG21, RoL_Eaeq_v1.1, whole genome shotgun sequence genome encodes:
- the glis3 gene encoding zinc finger protein GLIS3, which produces MSEKGCQLLVSPCTLCPSLGKIRGHRCQSIKAPAASPHWGGPRFPSADKSTTGKPSGGQVALPSLSLCRTVLTNGQHDAKLSSLHRPADTGTQTGRAVSRPVIEVLGHPASSNLTVTSIPLSIHPYDVTSRLSHQLPLDARSLLSRESLASTTLSLFETQSVFSGRHDWPSGYRVLPPLGETPCSTQANEGGEQLGLPPGTAMSGTTASTASASLPSYLFTGDSGSPRQQKKRALSTSPLSDVMGIDFNSIIRTSPTSLVAYINGSRSSPASHPALSPVHSEGYGHFLGVKGSCISQLHPYSVPNVSHILAPPDKSAHVKVLKERLEDQANMVLENHCFSVPQEVDRTSETTRQEQSNILPPLLLQPTQLTSQEATIPQGPPPPYHSHQHIHNFPRSRHKLKTQDRLNQGLPRHGLSFLPQVTMLEEEEGELEDYGARCCMWMDCSAVYDQKDELVRHIEKMHVDQRKAEDFTCYWAGCSRNLKPFNARYKLLIHMRIHSGEKPNKCTFKGCKKAFSRLENLKIHLRSHTGEKPYLCQHPGCFKAFSNSSDRAKHQRTHLDTKPYACQVAGCAKRYTDPSSLRKHVKSHSNAERQLRKKMKSTFDVTQDPLTDCLTIHHLHPSLSPSNNLIASSRASPPTQRHEPSHHPSLALMRTRQDNHR; this is translated from the exons ATGAGCGAAAAGGGCTGCCAGCTCCTGGTGTCGCCATGCACCCTGTGCCCGTCGCTAGGGAAGATCAGAGGGCACAGGTGCCAATCCATCAAGGCACCCGCAGCTTCCCCCCACTGGGGCGGTCCCCGCTTCCCCAGCGCGGACAAATCTACGACCGGGAAGCCGAGCGGCGGCCAAGTGGCCCTGCCGAGCCTGAGCCTCTGCAGGACGGTGTTGACAAATGGTCAGCATGACGCTAAGCTCTCATCCCTGCACCGGCCTGCGGACACTGGCACGCAGACAG GTCGTGCCGTGTCAAGGCCTGTCATTGAAGTTCTTGGACATCCGGCTAGTTCTAACCTAACGGTGACCAGTATTCCGTTGTCAATCCATCCATACGATGTCACATCAAGACTGTCCCATCAGCTTCCCCTTGACGCCAG GTCCTTGCTATCAAGAGAATCCCTGGCGTCCACCACCCTCAGTCTCTTCGAAACTCAGTCTGTGTTTAGTGGCAGGCACGACTGGCCGTCTGGCTACCGCGTGCTGCCCCCACTGGGAGAGACGCCATGCTCCACCCAAGCCAACGAGGGCGGTGAGCAGCTCGGCCTCCCACCTGGCACGGCCATGTCCGGCACGACGGCGTCGACCGCATCAGCCTCCTTGCCCTCGTACCTTTTCACTGGGGATTCCGGTAGCCCCAGACAGCAAAAGAAGAGAGCCCTTTCCACGTCACCTCTGTCCGATGTCATGGGGATTGATTTCAACTCCATCATACGCACCTCTCCTACTTCACTTGTGGCTTACATTAATGGCTCTCGAAGCTCGCCGGCCTCCCACCCAGCGCTCTCTCCTGTCCACTCCGAAGGCTATGGCCACTTCCTGGGTGTGAAGGGGTCCTGCATCTCCCAGCTGCATCCCTACTCTGTCCCAAACGTTTCACATATTCTGGCCCCACCGGACAAGTCCGCTCACGTGAAGGTTCTCAAAGAGCGTCTGGAAGATCAGGCTAATATGGTATTGGAGAACCATTGCTTTTCAGTTCCACAGGAAGTGGACAGGACTTCAGAGACTACTAGACAAGAACAAAGCAACATTCTGCCACCTCTGCTGCTACAACCAACACAATTGACTTCTCAAGAAGCGACCATTCCTCAGGGACCACCGCCACCCTACCACTCCCACCAGCACATCCACAACTTTCCTAGAAGTCGCCACAAGCTAAAGACTCAAGATCGTCTCAACCAGGGTCTGCCCCGGCATGGGCTAAGCTTTTTACCCCAGGTCACAATGCTGGAGGAAGAAGAAGGCGAACTGGAGGACTACGGGGCCCGCTGCTGCATGTGGATGGACTGCAGCGCCGTCTACGACCAAAAGGACGAGCTCGTGAGGCATATAGAAAAGATGCACGTGGACCAGAGGAAGGCTGAGGACTTCACATGCTACTGGGCAGGCTGTTCTCGCAATCTTAAACCCTTCAATGCCCGTTACAAGCTTCTGATCCACATGAGGATCCATTCGGGAGAAAAGCCCAACAAGTGCACG TTCAAGGGCTGCAAGAAAGCCTTCTCCCGCCTGGAAAATCTCAAGATCCACCTGCGCAGCCACACCGGGGAGAAGCCGTACCTGTGCCAGCACCCGGGATGCTTCAAGGCTTTCAGCAACTCCAGCGACCGAGCCAAGCACCAGCGCACCCACCTGGACACG AAGCCGTACGCGTGCCAAGTGGCGGGCTGTGCCAAGCGCTACACCGACCCCAGCTCCCTGAGGAAGCACGTCAAGTCCCATTCCAATGCCGAGAGACAGTTACGGAAGAAG ATGAAATCCACATTCGATGTGACCCAGGACCCACTGACAGACTGTTTAACCATCCACCATCTGCACCCGAGCCTGTCTCCGTCAAACAACCTGATAGCATCCTCCAGAGCCTCTC CCCCTACGCAGCGACACGAGCCATCCCACCATCCCAGCTTGGCTCTGATGCGCACCCGGCAAGACAATCACAGGTAA